The Anomaloglossus baeobatrachus isolate aAnoBae1 chromosome 4, aAnoBae1.hap1, whole genome shotgun sequence genome contains the following window.
ACCAGAAATGCCATTCTGACCGGTCAGTTCCTTAGGATGAGACGAATCTGCTCTTTCGATGAAAGCTTTGAGAAGCAGTGTACAGTGTTGAGGGAGCGCTTCAAGGAGCATGGGTACAAAAACCATTCCATTAAACGTGGTCACTTAAGAGCGAAAAATACGCCTCGTGAGCGACTGTTACAATACGAAAAAAAAGGGATGAGGGCTGTAATACTAATGTTCATTTTATAGGGACCTTTAATCATGAATGGTAAAGCATGAGGGATGTCTTCACTAGACATTGGTCTATTTTGAAGTCTGACCCCATGCTTGCTACCATCCTTCCCGACAGGCCCCTCATGACGGCTTGCAGATCCTTGAACCTGAGGGACTTGCTTGTCAAGAGTCACTATATCCCCCTCCATTCCCTAATCTCTTTGGATCCAATGGTCCACTCCGTGGTTGTTATCCGTGTGGTCACTGACTCGCAAGCGATAATGTCCTTCGTTGTACAACTTTTTATTCTTCGGATGGTTAAAGCTCTTATACCATCAGACATTATATTTCTCATGGCACTACTTTTGTTGTTTATTTTGCCACTTGTGCATGTTCCCTGACCTACGTGGGATTCACCTCGCATGAGCTCCGCGTTATGGTCAAGGAACATGTACGGGACATTGGAGCTGCGATGAGTGTCGAGGATGTATCCTTGCTCAAGATGCTTCCTCAGCATTTTAAATCTCACCACGGATGCGACCCTGGGTCTTTAAAAATCTGTGGGATGGACGTTGTCCACGGATGGGATAGGGGTGGTGATTTATAGCAACAACTCGCACAGTGTGAAATGAAATGGATTGTGACTTTTGACATGCTCATCCAGAAAGGTTTGAATGAGGCCTTAAGCTTCTCTTCATTCTTGTGACTGCTCATCAgttgtttcttcttttttcttgCCCTTTATCCTTTGTCATATCTTTTATTTGTTCCTTTTTAATTTGTTCCCTGCTTGTCCTTTCATCCCTAGATTCTCTTTTATTGGTCATATGTACAGCCTGCTTTCACCAAGAAGACTTGGAGAAATCCCTGTTTTTCCATCTGAAGTTGGATTTCTATATTTTCTATATGGATGATATATTGGATTCTTCCCCTGCTGTGTCATTAAGCCATAATTGTCAACTTCTGTATTTCAGCCATCCTATATTGGTACCATGATATATGCTTGCTTCATTCATAACTGGAATTTATGTATATGAAAAATTGTATATCTTATTGGATTGTCGTGCCACATTTATGATATTTCTATGTATTGTTTGGCATTTGACTCAGCAGATTTATTTACCTTCTTTTGGCATGTGTTAAATCTACCCCTTGCGACCTGATAGCCTGACCGCTGTGCGCATGCGCTGCTGCCGCGTTGTCCATTGCCCGCCGCTTCCAATGTCTTTATCGCTGTGCCATGCATGCGTGAGATCTATGGCCATCTGCTCCCGCGGCAGGTGTGCGCTTGCGCCGTTTATGTGGTCATGTGATCGGGTTCACGGTCACATAGTTTTTCCATGTGACTTCCTCATGATAATGTGTACTTCCGGCGGGTGTGCGCATGCCCTGAATGAtgtggtcatgtgatcgggactccGGTCATATGATTCCGCTAAATGACTATTTAAGGGTGATGTTTGCAAGCAGGCgcctcctctgcctcctctgaTGAAGCTTTATACTTTCAATATGCAAAACATGTTAGGTTTTTTCTTTCCTCTTGTGGCCTCTTGTGGTTTGCCCATTGAATACCAGATGTTGGGAACTCGGGTGGTAATCAAGTTTAGAAAAAGTTTACCTTTACCCATTTAATGAATCCTCTTCTGATGGTATGGGTGAAGCCCGCAAATGGTGAGACCGTTCCAAATACAGTATatgttgtcagtgatcattttagTAAGTGAAAAATGACATTTGAGCTTGTGAAAATATGGTAATAGGTCCACTTTAGGTCCTTACTTGAAAAATCTTAATAGTATACTGTAGATGGCAGTTCCTTCATGAGGTTACTATTTGGATATATTATGAAGGTAGCAACTTATGTCAGCTCGTATCATAAAGACAATTGAAATGTTTTGTGCCTAGCCCAGGCTGCTGGCCCGTTTGAGCATTGTGACCAGTAGCCTGGATGTTTGTGTCTTATGGTCACGTTTTCAGTAGTGATATTTCCTCACTTTTAATTGCACcaagtaaaagttatgttttatgttGTAATTTAATACATAGATAACCTGAAGCCCACTCTTGCTATAGGGGAATAAGAAAACTTTGGGTGCACTGCCAGTGATATTGGAAACGTTTGATTAGTTGATTAGAGGGATGCTGCGTCCTGCATGAAAACACAGACCAACCAGGGAGAGAAAAGCTCATGCATGGCAGACGCGCAAACCCAGAATGAACTATATCACAGTGATCCTCAGGAAAAGTTGGTGATTAATTTTAAATTTTATTAAACAATCAAGGTGACACATGAGACAAACATggttaaaatcacttaaaatacaTGTAGAAAAAGAGCCCCCACATCTCGCAAGATGTAAATAAGGGGTACCCCCTGTGCACAATATATAACGGTATGTAAATAGATCTAATCACAATGGGGAAAACAATTGACCCACTAAAGTGGTCGCTGAAGTAACATGTGTTCGGTCCACCAAACAAATGAACAGAATAGATTCTTTCACAATGAGGTCTGTAATACTAGGGACCGCAACTGTACGCTGAACTGATTGTGAAATTACAGCTAAGGATAACCCTGAGTGGAGCCGGCAATAATGAAGCCAAAAATATTTGTGGTTAACAATATATGGTGAGACAAGAGCATGCAGGTTATATAGTAATTACAATGAGTCGACCATAAATCATGCATAAAGATAAACAGGGACCCTTGTCAAACAATCCCACAGATGGCTCCCAATCAGGTGCCCAAGTGAAAAGATATATATCAAGCTTCCAACCAGTGAAGGGAGCTAAAAGCACAAGGAGATACCCACAATAGCAGAGACGTGGGGGGACCCCACGCATATCGTTGCGgccagcttcgtcaggggagggtGTATCAAAGATTGCAATTAGAAGAGGTATTTATAGAGGATCACAGTTTTAATTAATTGTGAGATAACAACATAATTGAGCATACCGTAGCTGGTGTGAGTTGGAGCGTGGCAGCCGGCTGTGAACATGGCAGCCGgaagtgaagagagggggcgggttTTAGGGCCCAGACCCGGCGTTATGGCCCAGAATGTGTGCCATGTATCCAAACTTATATTCACATAGTAATCTATGTTGTATAGCAGGGGCCGGTTTTCGCAGAAGACATTGACAAATAAATGCATAGATATTTAATAGTCATAAGTCAACTCCGCTGTGACCGGAAATGACGTTATCTCCTTAGGTTACCATGGATACCGAGAACGCTATGGTCACTGCGCATGACAGGGCACCTGGCGCTCCAGCAAGGCTGGATATCAAGTGTTAGAGCGCATACACCGATCAGAAGGGAAATATCCCATCGGTGTCTGATCGCTGCGCAGCGTCCAGAGAGAGTATATCATACAATGATCTGGAGACATGTAGAATAACAGATAAAATCTGCGTGCAAATATAAATAGGTCTCAGACATTCCGAGGACCATATTGATAATAACATAGAGCAATATAAAGGCGGTAGGATAGTATAGCTAAATGTTACATATATAAATATCTATAATATGTACAAAATTACCAAAGGGAGATTGACCCAATAGGGGTAAGACACAGCTATGCATGAAATGCTTTCCAAAAAAATGGTGATTCGCCATAAGGTGGCAGCTACAAGTTGGTACCTGCTCAAAACAAGTGTCCCAAATGTAGAAACTGGAATAATACAGTCCCTATTGAACCATAAAAACAGTTAATACCACGAAAGTGGATTTATCCTGTATCTGAGTACCTAAAGATTATTGATCACATATGAATAATTGCAGAGATGTGCATCTAATTACACGGGAGCCCCTGATACGATGAAAAAACTATTAGTACCAACAGAAAGGCGGATTTATCATCAGTAGTATCCGTACACCTATGTTGGATACTAAGGTACTCACCTCAGTGGCTGCCCACTTTCTTACTCACCATGGAGGGCGATTTAACACAATCAAAGTATTGGTTGTCGATTCCGTGAAACAGAACATCAGAGGTGGGAACTGTATTAAGGAACTCCTACGGAAGGAGTCCCGATGGATATACACCCTTAACAGTTTAGTCCCGCATGGCCTAAACGAAGAGTTACTGTACACTGGATTTTACAATACTACTTGAAATTGTGGGTTCCATAACATTGTGCTATCTCCTCATTCTGTCTGTTTCTTCTCCCTATTAGTTCTGTGTGCTCGCTTGGATGAGATATTCAAGCAAATGATGAGAAAGGAAGGATGTACAAACGGGAAAAGAGGAAGACACCGATCCCCATCTATGAGATCTCCTTTTTACCTTCTCTACACTGCCAATTGGTTCCAGGGGAATGTCATGCCCCGTTATCACGTGATCTTGGGGACCATAACCAAAATGTGACATGGGGGAAAGAAGGAAGAATTGGAGAGAAGAAGGAAAGACTAAGGACTATGATAACGCCAGAAATCATACCAACCATAATCCTGGACTGATGTCTTATTATATAAAAATCTATAAACCTTAtaagtaaattcttttctcctgctAGTGTTCTTGGCTCTGGTTGATCTGTCAGACCTTTGGTTGTGTCCAAACGTTTCCTTTGGGTGTACAGTATCTTGTTTACAGTCCGGGCATTGGACACTTCATACTCAATAGTTGAGTTCAAAATATGTATATGGAATTTACTCGAAACTATTTACTCTACGTGGTTCTAGTGATCatctcacccttttttttttttttttttttttttttttttttccgcttaTACAGCAAGGGTACTGTTGTGCACTGCTTACCGCACCTCTGACAAATGTTTTTTGTCCTACGTGTGGTCCTCGTTGCAAATTGGATTCCGCTTTCATTCTATCTTACTGAGAAATATCTCTATGCAGGCAGTGCGATCATATAACACCTCTCTAGGATTGTGTTCTATGGCCGGAATTGTATTTGCATATTTGCATATTCTCATACACAATTGGTGCATGGTATTTGCCGAAAATAGCATATTTTAGGAGTCTTTAATGACTCCTTTCTTAATGATTAAATGTGATCATGACTACATTCTGACCGTGATAATTGTGCTGTATCTGCTATATGCCTGTTTAGAGACTTTCATTCTATGTTGAGAAACTTCTGTAACTTGGACCCTCACTGTTTGCCCTATTATCCCTATACGTCTGGCATGATTCTAACTTGCTATGACTTGTTATGGTTTTTGGGGCGCAATATGGCGCAAACTGTCTTTCCACCTTTGGGATGCATTCCTGTGTACCCACTGGGCCTATATGTCATTCCCCCATGTTACGGTAATACAGCTCTACTCGGCTTTGTGAATGTACCCTTTGAAGGGTCAATATCTTGATTACTTAGCCGACAGACGAATGCTGAGGTCTGTGCACAGAGGTTGTTGTAGGGTACATGGGTGTATAGCGATATATTTCTCCTGTCAGCTCGGCTACTTATCCCCCAAGGGTGAAAACAATCTGTACCATCAGACATTTCCTCTGTCTGCTCTACTTTTTACATGGATTCTGTCTAAGTCTGTCTACGCTGTGAAATTTATAGTGACCCCTTGTTCCTGCACTATAACGatagaaataaaatatatattcttgGGGAATAAAGTGCAACTGTTAGAAAGATTTTTATGATATCTATAAGGGTATGTACTAATGTATACGCTGTGCTCAATTGCAATTTGACAGCGTTTTTATTTTCAGCGCTTGTGCGTTGTGAGATAAAGCTGCCCCTCTCCCCATGTTATATGATGCGATTAAGATAATCGGCGCTGTGCAAGTCTGCCTGTACAAACAGTAATCAGTATGAATGGATTGCTAAGCGCCGTGAAAGCATATGCTAACAACGTCTCTGCTTAGTGTTATCTTACCAAACTCTGACTAAAGCGCTGTGCTCAATTGCAATCTGACAGCGCTTAGATCAAGATAACTGGCGCCGTGCAAGTTCGCCTGTATAAACAGTAATTAATTAGTATGAATGGATTTGTAAGCGCCGTGAAAGCATATGCTAATGAATGGATTTGTAAGCGCCGTGAAAGCATATGCTAATGAATGGATTACTAAGCGTTGTGAAAGCATATGCTAATGAATGGATTGATAAGCGCAGTGCAAGCATATGCTAACAACAAATCTGCTTAGTGTTATCTTATAAAACTCTGATTATAACGCTGCTCCATTCTTTGACTAACGCATGCGCAGTAGGAGCTTGGGGCTGTACTGTTCTATGTCATATGACctaagcaagatggcggccgccatcagaaCGCTCCAGACATATGAAATTCCTCAGCTGTGGTATTGGTGAGTCCTAATGTACTCCCTTTATATAAGGTACACATGGAAGCTTTAACCAGCtttctttcttcccctgaggaagccacccttagaggcggcgatacgcgtggggttatcccttGGGAAACCCTCTCCTCATGTTACCCTGACTTTGCATGGTGTTTTCTATCTGCTGGTATTATGCTGTCAGTGAgtatagactgagggtatacatgtatggtACTAGGTTTGGTGCAGGACTATTCTATTGGCTATTCAGCgttatacgttttttttttttctctttaaatagaGTCTTGTAGCCAATTAATGGTCTGTGATCTTAGACCTTAATCTTGATTATTTGGTGCTAACATAGTACCTCGTTCCTTTGTCTTCTGAACAGTGAAACAGCAATACAAATTAACATCTGTATGGTGCATGAGGAGAGATTGTATTGATGTCTAAAAATTGTATTGATATACTTGGCATTTATTGTATGCATTGTTTCCCAATGGGACAGGTTTTTCTTATGCCATaggctttttttaaatgtttttattacctTCTGTGTGTACTATACCTCTGCTGAGGGCATgtgttttcttgtgtttttttgtataataaagtgaatttttcatatgtaccctaaccttgtggtgatcccgtattgGTATATTCTTTTCCTTAGTTTATGGTCTCGTtttttgtataccaggagatcccacgggtagtgcccttcctttTCAATTATTGACCTTCGTGCTGGTGCATTCATTGCTCCGTTTCTGGAAGGAGGCACACCCCCCTTTTTGTTGTTAGCCAAACTTTTGGCAGTGTTGATTGGTGTAGTAGGTTTTTGCATTGTGGTACAAAAAAACATATGGATTTAGCAGCTAGAGAAGCAGCATGGTCATGTCAATCTTCAGACATTTTTGGTGCCCCTTTTAATTCTGGGGCTTCAGGCGGTACAGGCAGTCCGCAGGACGAGAATCAACAGCTTATGCAGAGTCTAATTAACCTACATAAAAGAGTAACTAAAGTGTGGTGGAATATTAGAACCCTAGAGGAGTATAAGAAACTTAAGATCACACCAAGGGGATTGAGAGTGCAAATATTTCCTGCATGGGAGACTGATGCACAATTCAGAATTACATGGGAGCAGGGTttgcaaacatgctcaatgatattATTGGATATGCTAATTGAACATGACCGTTCCCTGCTTGCCCAGCTAAAAGAGGAGATCAGCAACAAAGAACATATACTAAAACAGCTAGACACACAAACAGTGGTAGCCCCATTTCAGGAGAAATTGAGGAATATCCTCGACACTTACGAAAGGGACATTATCAAGGGCAAAAAAAGCAAGTTCCAACGAGACAGAAGTGACTACGCGGAGAATAGGGCCTATAGGTGGTCACACAAGGGTAACAGACGCAGACGGGTGAATCAGCAACCTGATAGTGCCCCGGCGGCCTCCGAACCTTCCTCTAGTGATCCTTTTTTATCGACGGACACAAGCGATCCAGAAAGCGTACCCGGAGGGGCCGTCGGAAACCAAAACGTCAAGAGAAAGAACAGGAGAATTCAACCATGGCGATCTCCTCCGCAGAGGCAAACAAGGAGCCGGAGGCAGAATTGGTAACAGGTAATCTGAATGACCTACAAATAGTGAATCTCTCTAAATATAAACTATCAGAAATAGAAACCAATCTACTTACTAGAGGACTATCTTTTGCACCCATGAGTAGATTGGATAAATTCACTGTAACCAAGGACATTTACCTCTTCTGCCGACAACTTACATTTAAATATCTTTACAGTAGACCTGAGCTCATCGATACACTGCCTCCTGAGGACCGCCAGATATTCAACGATCTTTTGGAGCTCCTGGAGGAAAACGAACGACAAACTGGTAAGAAGATCCCCTTCACGGGACGACTTCTGTCCCAAGCCACACCCTCCCTCGGTCTTTGTCCGGCTGTTgggatttttttcaacaaaatgtgcAAAGATATTGATAAGCTTAAATTAGATAATAATAAAGCTAACAATTTAAGCACAGAAGAGAGAAGGGCTCTATCTGGACTAAAGAACAACAAAGAATTCTTGATAAAAGAagctgacaagggggggaatgtaGTGTTGTGGCCAACAGATATGTATATTAGAGAGGCAAAGAGACAGCTATCTAACAGGGAATGTTACGTGGCGCTACCATCAGACCCAACGATCATCTTTAAAAAGAATCTGGATAAATTCTTGTCTGCAGCACACGATCAGGGTATTATCACTTTGAGGGAGAAAAATTTCTTAACAACAAATGATCCAGTGATACCAACATTCTATATGTTGCCCAAAATTCACAAGGGCCGCCCAGAACCACCAGGCAGACCAATAGTCTCGGGGATAGGTGGGTTATTTGAGAGACCTTGTATCTACTTGGATTTCTATCTCCAACCCTTGGCACAATCCTCCCCATCGTATGTGAGAGATACTACCCACCTGATCGATCAATTGGCGCAGTTGGAGGTTCCATCTGAGGTCCTTCTTGTCACACTGGATGTGGAATCCCTATACACCTCAATTGATCATGAGTTGGGATCAAGGGCAGTATCGTTTTTTCTGGATAATAGAACAACCGGGAACAGGAGGCATGACTCCTTTATCCTGGATCTACTCCACCAAGTACTGGATAGGAACTATTTTCTGTTTGATAGAATTTACTATCGCCAAACGtccgggaccgctatgggggcgtgttgtgcaccaccctatgctaatatctttttagggtggtgggaggagttACATGTCTACACTCTTGAGCAGTACAAAAACAATGTGGTCCGGTGGTTCAGATATATTGACGACATTTTGTTTTTCTGGTCGGGAACCCTGGATCAATGTAAATCCTTCATTGCCATCTTGAATGATAATATTCTGAATATTAGACTGACATCCAACATTTCCTCTGAATCTGTTGAGTTTCTCGATCTACAGATCAATAAGGTAGAAGGGGACATTCATACGACTCTATATCGCAAGCCCACGGCGACCAATAGCTTGCTACACTACAGCAGCTTTCACCCGATGCATGTCAAAAAtggtatccctaagggacaattcaTGCGGGTGAAAAGGAACTGTAGTGATAACACCGATTTTGAGTCACATGCCCTTGATCTGACCAACAGATTCTGCAAAAGGGGATATCCAAAGAGAGTGGTCTCCGGAGCTTTACAAACCTGCAGGACCATGGAACGACGAACTCTACTCCAACCAAGAATGCGGAAAAAACAGACAACAGTGAGTATTATCACACCCTTTAATAATCAGTGGCAGGATCTCTATGGTTTGCTCCATAATAACTGGGATATCTTGCGAAGCGATAAGAAGCTGATTCCTTTTTTGGGTGAAAAACCCAGACTTGTAGCAAGGAGGGCCCAGAATCTACGGGGTATCCTCTCTACCAGCCATTTCTTCAGACCGAAATTGAGCCTGGGTACTGGTGTTAAATTGAGAGGAACATTTCCCTGTGGAGCATGCACGGTGTGTCCTCACATGGTTGCTGGTGACCATATTTCCTTACCATTTCCTCCTAGACGAATCACTTCTGGGGCATATTACAACTGCCGGACCAGGAATGCAGTTTACGTCCTCATTTGCAGTTGCCCCAAACTGTATGTGGGCGAAACCACACAGGAGATAAGAAGGAGAGTACAACAGCACTTTTCAAGTATCAACACAGCCGGTGCAGACCTAAAGAAGGGTAAGGTACTCACCTCAGTGGCTGCCCACTTTCTTACTCACCATGGAGGGCGATTTAACACAATCAAAGTATTGGTTGTCGATTCCGTGAAACAGAACATCAGAGGTGGGAACTGTATTAAGGAACTCCTACGGAAGGAGTCCCGATGGATATACACCCTTAACAGTTTAGTCCCGCATGGCCTAAACGAAGAGTTACTGTACACTGGATTTTACAATACTACTTGAAATTGTGGGTTCCATAACATTGTGCTATCTCCTCATTCTGTCTGTTTCTTCTCCCTATTAGTTCTGTGTGCTCGCTTGGATGAGATATTCAAGCAAATGATGAGAAAGGAAGGATGTACAAACGGGAAAAGAGGAAGACACCGATCCCCATCTATGAGATCTCCTTTTTACCTTCTCTACACTGCCAATTGGTTCCAGGGGAATGTCATGCCCCGTTATCACGTGATCTTGGGGACCATAACCAAAATGTGACATGGGGGAAAGAAGGAAGAATTGGAGAGAAGAAGGAAAGACTAAGGACTATGATAACGCCAGAAATCATACCAACCATAATCCTGGACTGATGTCTTATTATATAAAAATCTATAAACCTTAtaagtaaattcttttctcctgctAGTGTTCTTGGCTCTGGTTGATCTGTCAGACCTTTGGTTGTGTCCAAACGTTTCCTTTGGGTGTACAGTATCTTGTTTACAGTCCGGGCATTGGACACTTCATACTCAATAGTTGAGTTCAAAATATGTATATGGAATTTACTCGAAACTATTTACTCTACGTGGTTCTAGTGATCatctcaccctttttttttttttttttttttttttttttttttttttttttccgcttaTACAGCAAGGGTACTGTTGTGCACTGCTTACCGCACCTCTGACAAATGTTTTTTGTCCTACGTGTGGTCCTCGTTGCAAATTGGATTCCGCTTTCATTCTATCTTACTGAGAAATATCTCTATGCAGGCAGTGCGATCATATAACACCTCTCTAGGATTGTGTTCTATGGCCGGAATTGTATTTGCATATTTGCATATTCTCATACACAATTGGTGCATGGTATTTGCCGAAAATAGCATATTTTAGGAGTCTTTAATGACTCCTTTCTTAATGATTAAATGTGATCATGACTACATTCTGACCGTGATAATTGTGCTGTATCTGCTATATGCCTGTTTAGAGACTTTCATTCTATGTTGAGAAACTTCTGTAACTTGGACCCTCACTGTTTGCCCTATTATCCCTATACGTCTGGCATGATTCTAACTTGCTATGACTTGTTATGGTTTTTGGGGCGCAATATGGCGCAAACTGTCTTTCCACCTTTGGGATGCATTCCTGTGTACCCACTGGGCCTATATGTCATTCCCCCATGTTACGGTAATACAGCTCTACTCGGCTTTGTGAATGTACCCTTTGAAGGGTCAATATCTTGATTACTTAGCCGACAGACGAATGCTGAGGTCTGTGCACAGAGGTTGTTGTAGGGTACATGGGTGTATAGCGATATATTTCTCCTGTCAGCTCGGCTACTTATCCCCCAAGGGTGAAAACAATCTGTACCATCAGACATTTCCTCTGTCTGCTCTACTTTTTACATGGATTCTGTCTAAGTCTGTCTACGCTGTGAAATTTATAGTGACCCCTTGTTCCTGCACTATAACGatagaaataaaatatatattcttgGGGAATAAAGTGCAACTGTTAGAAAGATTTTTATGATATCTATAAGGGTATGTACTAATGTATACGCTGTGCTCAATTGCAATTTGACAGCGTTTTTATTTTCAGCGCTTGTGCGTTGTGAGATAAAGCTGCCCCTCTCCCCATGTTATATGATGCGATTAAGATAATCGGCGCTGTGCAAGTCTGCCTGTACAAACAGTAATCAGTATGAATGGATTGCTAAGCGCCGTGAAAGCATATGCTAACAACGTCTCTGCTTAGTGTTATCTTACCAAACTCTGACTAAAGCGCTGTGCTCAATTGCAATCTGACAGCGCTTAGATCAAGATAACTGGCGCCGTGCAAGTTCGCCTGTATAAACAGTAATTAATTAGTATGAATGGATTTGTAAGCGCCGTGAAAGCATATGCTAATGAATGGATTTGTAAGCGCCGTGAAAGCATATGCTAATGAATGGATTACTAAGCGTTGTGAAAGCATATGCTAATGAATGGATTGATAAGCGCAGTGCAAGCATATGCTAACAACAAATCTGCTTAGTGTTATCTTATAAAACTCTGATTATAACGCTGCTCCATTCTTTGACTAACGCATGCGCAGTAGGAGCTTGGGGCTGTACTGTTCTATGTCATATGACctaagcaagatggcggccgccatcagaaCGCTCCAGACATATGAAATTCCTCAGCTGTGGTATTGGTGAGTCCTAATGTACTCCCTTTATATAAGGTACACATGGAAGCTTTAACCAGCtttctttcttcccctgaggaagccacccttagaggcggcgatacgcgtggggttatcccttGGGAAACCCTCTCCTCATGTTACCCTGACTTTGCATGGTGTTTTCTATCTGCTGGTATTATGCTGTCAGTGAgtatagactgagggtatacatgtatggtACTAGGTTTGGTGCAGGACTATTCTATTGGCTATTCAGCgttatacgtttttttttttttctctttaaatagaGTCT
Protein-coding sequences here:
- the LOC142301794 gene encoding uncharacterized protein LOC142301794 isoform X1; this encodes MAAAIRTLQTYEIPQLWYCRPELIDTLPPEDRQIFNDLLELLEENERQTDSAKGDIQREWSPELYKPAGPWNDELYSNQECGKNRQQRITSGAYYNCRTRNAVYVLICSCPKLYVGETTQEIRRRVQQHFSSINTAGADLKKVLCARLDEIFKQMMRKEGCTNGKRGRHRSPSMRSPFYLLYTANWFQGNVMPRYHVILGTITKM
- the LOC142301794 gene encoding uncharacterized protein LOC142301794 isoform X2; amino-acid sequence: MKFLSCGIDSAKGDIQREWSPELYKPAGPWNDELYSNQECGKNRQQRITSGAYYNCRTRNAVYVLICSCPKLYVGETTQEIRRRVQQHFSSINTAGADLKKVLCARLDEIFKQMMRKEGCTNGKRGRHRSPSMRSPFYLLYTANWFQGNVMPRYHVILGTITKM